Genomic window (Streptomyces sp. NBC_01431):
GTCGGTGGATCCGCAGTGCGGGCAGCGCACCGACAGGGTGAGCGCCACGGGGCCCTCGGTCGTGTGCGGCCGCGGTGGAGCTATGCCGAACTCCGCGAGTTTGCGGCGTCCTTCGGCACTGATGTCGTCGGTCGACCAGGCGGGCGACAGCACCCGTACGACCGAGACCTCGGGTATCCCGTGGTCGTGCAGTACACGCTCGATGTCGCTGGACATCGCTTCGACGGCGGGGCAGCCGGTGTAGGTCGGCGTGAGCTCGACCCGAACCCGGCCGGGCTCCTCGACGTGGACGCCGCGCAGTACGCCGAGTTCTTCAAGGGTGAGGACCGGCAGCTCGGGGTCGGGGACGGAGCCGGCGAGGCGCCGTAGCTCGGTCTCCAGGGGGGTGAGGGCCGCCTTCGTCACCATGACGCCCCCGGGTGGCTGCGGTGCAGGTGCTGCATTTCGGCGAGCATCCGCCCGAACGATTCGGTGTGCAGTCCCTGCCGTCCGGCGCCGGCCGTCCAGGCTCCGCTGCGCGGGCCTTCGGGGACGGTCAGCGTCGCGCGGCCGAGGATCGAGGTCACGGACTGTTCCCAACTGGCTTCAAGACTGGCCCAGTTGAGGTCGAGACCGGGAATCGGCTGGAACATCTCGCCTGTGAAGCGCCACAGCGCCTCACAGGCCCGCTGCATCCGCCGGTGGCTCTCCTCGGTGCCGTCGCCGAGCCTCAGGGTCCACTGTTCGGCGTGGTCGCGGTGGTAGGCGACCTCCTTGACCGCCTTGGCCGCCAGGTCGGCGAACTCGCCTTCCCCTGCCGCCAGTTCTCCGTACATCAGGTGCTGGTACGTCGAGAAGTACAGCTGGCGGGCGATGGTGTGGGCGAAGTCGCCGCCCGGCTGCTCGACCAGCTGGAGGTTGCGGAAGGCCCGTTCTTCGCGGAGGTAGGCCAGCTCGTCCTCGTCGCCGACGCGGGAGAGCAGCACCCGGGCCTGCCCGAGCAGGTCGAGGGCGATGTTGGCCAGGGCGACTTCCTCTTCGAGGACGGGCGCGTGCCCCGCCCACTCCCCCAGCCGGTGCGAGAGCACCAGGGCGTCGTCGCCGAGGGCGAGGGCGGCGTCCGACGAGACGGTGGCCGTCACAGGTGCTTCACCCCTTCCGGGATCTCGTAGAACGTGGGATGGCGGTAGGGCTTGTCGGCGGCCGGGTCGAAGAACGCGTCCTTCTCGTCCGGCGAGGACGCGGTGATCTCGGTGGACGGGACCACCCAGATCGAGACGCCCTCCGACCTGCGGGTATAGAGGTCGCGGGCGTTGCGCAGCGCCATCTTGGCGTCCGGCGCGTGCAGGCTTCCCGCGTGGGTGTGGGACAGCCCGCGGCGGGAGCGCACGAACACCTCCCAGAGCGGCCAGTCGTGCGTGCTCATGCTGTTGCCTCTCCGTTCGTGTGCTGCTTCGTGGCGTAGGCGGCGGCCGCTTCGCGGACCCAGGCGCCTTCTTCGTGGGCGCGGCGCCGCTGGGTGATCCGCTGCTCGTTGCAGGGGCCGTTGCCCTTGAGGACCTCCCAGAACTCCGTCCAGTCGATCTCGCCGAAGTCGTGGTGGCCGCGCTCCTCGTTCCAGCGCAGCTCCGGGTCGGGCAGCGTCAGGCCGAGCGCCTCGGCCTGGCCGACCGCTATGTCCACGAAGCGCTGGCGCAGCTCGTCGTTGGAGTGGCGCTTGATCTTCCAGGCCATCGACTGCGCGGAGTGCGCCGAGGTGTCGTCGGGCGGGCCGAACATCATCAGTGACGGCCACCACCAGCGGTTCACCGCGTCCTGCGCCATGGCGTGCTGCTCCGGCGTCCCCCGGGACAGGGTGAGCAGCAGCTCGTACCCCTGTCGCTGGTGGAAGGACTCCTCCTTGCAGATGCGGACCATCGCGCGGGCGTACGGGCCGTAGGAGCAGCGGCACAGGGGGACCTGGTTGGTGATCGCCGCGCCGTCCACCAGCCAGCCGATGGCGCCGACGTCGGCCCAGGTCAGGGTGGGGTAGTTGAAGATCGAGGAGTACTTCTGGCGGCCCGAGTGCAGTTTGTCGAGCAGTTCCTCACGGCCGGTGCCGAGTGTTTCCGCCGCGCTGTACAGGTACAGCCCGTGGCCCGCCTCGTCCTGGACCTTCGCCATCAGGATCGCCTTGCGGCGCAGGGACGGGGCCCTGGTGATCCAGTTGGCCTCCGGCTGCATGCCGATGATCTCGGAATGGGCGTGCTGCGCCATCTGGCGGACCAGGGACGAGCGGTATTCGTCGGGCATCCAGTCGCGTGGCTCGATCCGCTCGTCCGCGGCGACGGCAGCGTCGAACGCCGCCTGGTAGGACTCGTCCGTCCCTGCGGCTGCCGTGGCTGTCGCGGTCACTCCGGTCATTCCGGCCCCCTGCCGATCTGTTGTGCGGCTGTCGCCAACCGACCGATCGTTCGGTCCAATGACTTCAATGGTCGGTCGACGGCCCGTAGGGTGTCAACCCTGTGGATAACTCAGTGGGTGCCGATCGGGGCGGGATGGATTCGTACAAGGACGAGACCGGAGCCGGGGGCCAGGCCGACGGAGCGGGGTTTGGGCAGGTCAAGGCCGGTGTGGCCGGAGCCGACGCCCCTGACGGCACCGGCCACGGCGACCGCGCCGACGAAGGCCACGGCGACCCGGCGGGCGGAGGCCACGGCGCCCCCGACGACGGGGGTGCGGCCGTGGGAATCGACCCCGCGGACGATTCGCCGCGCGGGATAGCCGGACTGCCCCGGCGGTTCCAGGTCGTCGCCGCCGTCGCGCTGGCATGCGTCGGCGTGATCGCCTGCGTCCAGATCGGCATGGTGTTCCTCCACGTCGCTCCGTCCAACACGGTCAGCAAGCAGTACGGCAAAGCCGTCGACGACTGGGTGTACCCGGAGTTCGAGCAGAACTGGAAGCTCTTCGCGCCCAATCCGCTCCAGCAGAACATCGCGGTGCAGTCGCGTGCCGAGATACGCATGCCCGACGGCCGGACCAGGACCACCGACTGGATCGACCTCTCGGCCCAGGACAGCGCCGCGATTCACCACAACCCGCTGCCCAGCCACACCGAGCAGAACGAACTGCGCCGCGGCTGGGACTTCTTCGTCGGTTCGCACACCGACGACAACAAGCCGAACGGCCTGCGCGGTGAGCTCTCCGAGCAGTACCTGCGCCGCATCGTGATGCTTCGCCTCGGCGCGCAGCGCGACGGCGGCACCATCGAGCGGATCCAGGTCAGGTCCATGACCACGGCCGTCAAGGGCCCCCCGTGGAGCGACGAGAAGACCGACACCCGGCCCGCCTACCGGGTCGTGCCGTGGTGGACGGTGACCCCGGCCGACCTGCCCGGTGGTGTCGGTGACGCACGTACGGAGGCCAAGCGGTGAGCACGCACGACCACGGCGGCCCGACCGCCCCGCCCTCGGACAGCCCGGCCACCGCGCCGTCGGCCGCCCCGCTCTCCTCCAGCCCCGCCACCGCGCCCGCGTCTGGCCCGACCGCCCCGGCGTCGGCCGCCCCGCCCGCCGAGCCCGCGGCTGGCGTCGCCCCGGTGTCCGTGGCTGACGCGCGGTCTTCGGCGGGTCTCGGATCCGCGGCCGCCGCAGAGCCCCCCGCCACCGAGCCCCCCGCCCCCGGGAAGGCCGTGCCAAGCGGCCCCGCCGCGGGTACCGCCACCCCTGTCGAGACCGTTGCCGCGCGTGCCGTGCGCATCGCCTCGGCCACGGCTCTCGGCCCGTACCAGAGCGCGGTCGTGCGGATCGGGTTCTCCGCGACCTGGCTGTTCTTCCTGCTGCGCGAGCTGCCCAACCGCCGTGAGCTGTACGGCCCCGACGGCCCCTGGGGCTGGGATCTGGGCAGCAGGCTCGTCGCGGGCAACCACGCCTTTACCTCGCTGCTGTGGACCGACAGCACCATCTGGTTCGAGATCGTGTACGCGCTGGCGCTCGTGTCCAGCGCGCTCCTGATGCTCGGCTGGCGCACCCGCACCACATCCGTCGTCTTCATGATCGGTGTGCTCTCTCTGCAGAATCGCTCCGTCTTCGTCGGGGACGGCGGTGACAACGTCATCCACCTGATGGCGATCTATCTGGTCTTCACGCGGTGTGCCCAGGTCTGGTCGCTCGACGCGCGGCGCGCCGCGCGCGGGGCGGCCAGGGACCGGATCGGTCCGGCCCGGGACCGGATCGGTCCGGTGCTGTGGGCGGTATGCGGTCTCGCGCTGCTCGCCGGGACCTGGCGTACGTCGGCTGCGGGGGTGTCCGGCGGCGGTGAGTGGTGGCTGTGGGTCGTCTTCTGGGGCATGTGGGCCGTGCAGGGGCTGTGGTGGGCGACCGGGAGGTTCGCCGCCGCCGAGTCGCGCGCGCTGCTCGACGTCCTCGGCAACCTCGTTCACAACGCGGCCATGGTCGTGATCATGGCGGAGGTCTGCCTGATCTACGCCACCGCCGGCTGGTACAAGATCCAGGGCAGTCGCTGGCAGGACGGCACCGCGCTGTTCTACCCGCTGAAGCTGGACTACTTCTCGCCGTGGCCCGAACTCTCCTCCCTGCTGGGCGCGAGCGGGGTGATCGTGATGCTGCTCACTTATGGAACGGTCATGGTCCAGGTGGCGTTCCCGTTCACGCTCTTCAATCGGCGGGTCAAGAACGTGCTGCTCGTGGCGATGATGCTGGAGCACGCCGGGATCGCGGTCCTGCTCGGCCTGCCGTTCTTCTCGCTCGCGATGATCGCCGCGGACGCGGTGTTTCTGCCGACGTCCTTTCTGTGCCGGGTGGGTGCCGTCGCGGGCCGGGCCTGGCGGGGCGTGCGGCTGCCCGAGCAGCGCCGGGAACGGGACGGGGCGGCCGAGCGGCCCCGTACGCTCGTGGGGTGAGCAGCACCGAACAGTCGGCCCCGGCCGAGAGCGCCCCGGCAGACGATCCCATCCAGTACGACGAGGGCTTCGGCCCGGCCGAGGTCGGGGTGGGCCCGCATCCGCTGCCCTGGCCCGAGGGCGGGCGCTACGACCCGGAGCTGCTCGCGCACGGCGACCGGCGCAATGTCGTCGACGCCTACCGGTACTGGACGCGTGAGGCGATCGTCGCCGACCTCGACACCCGACGGCACGACTTCCATGTGGCCGTCGAGAACTGGGGCCACGACTTCAACATCGGTTCCGTGGTGCGTACCGCCAACGCGTTCCTCGCGAAGGAGATCCACATCGTCGGGCGGCGGCGTTGGAACCGGCGTGGGGCGATGGTCACGGACCGCTACCAGCACGTGCGCCACCACCCCGACACCGAGTCGCTGACCGCGTGGGCGGCGGCCGAGGGTGTGCCGATCATCGGCATCGACAACCTGCCCGGCGCGGTGCCGCTGGAGCGGACCGAGCTGCCGCGCCGGTGTGTGCTGCTGTTCGGGCAGGAGGGTCCCGGGCTTACCGAGGAGGCCCGCGAACACGCCCAACTGGTGTGCTCCATCGCGCAGTTCGGCTCCACGCGGTCGATTAACGCGGGTGCCGCGGCCGCCGTCGCGATGCACGCCTGGGTGCAGAGGCACGCCGTCGTCCCCGACTGACGCGCCCCCGCTCCCCCCAAGCGTCAGGCCTGCCTGCGGACCTCCACCACGCGGAACCTGTTGGCCACGAACGCGCTGTCGCACAGGGCCGCGTTGGCCGCCGGGTTGCCGCCCGAGCCGTGGAAGTCGGAGAAGGCGGCCGTCTGGTTGACGTACACCCCGCCCGTCAGGTTCAGCGACAGCTGGGCCGACTCGTCCAGGCAGACGTCCTCCACGGCACGCTCCACCTCCGGGGAGGTGGTGTACGCGCCCACCGTCATGGCGCCCTTGTCGCGGATGGTGCGGCGCAGCAGCTCGACCGCGTCCGCGGTGGAGTCGACGGCGACCGTGAAGGAGACCGGGCCGAAGCACTCCGACAGGTAGACCGCCTCGGCGTCCGGCTTCGCGCCGTCCAGCTTGACGATCACCGGGGTGCGGACCACCGCGTCCGGGAACTCGGGGTTGGTCACTTCCCTTGAGGGCAGGGCCACTTCGCCGAGGCCGGCCGCCGCTTCCAGACGTGTCTTCACGTCCGGGTTGACCAGGGCGCCCAGGAGCGCGTTGGCGCGGGCGTCGTCGCCGAGGAGGCCGCCGACCGCGCCCGCGAGGTCGCCGACCACCTCGTCGTACGACTTCTTGCCCGCGTCGGTGGTGATGCCGTCGCGGGGGATCAGCAGGTTCTGCGGGGTGGTGCACATCTGGCCGCTGTACAGGGACAGCGAGAAGGACAGGTTGGCGAGCATGCCCTTGTAGTTGTCGGTGGAGTCGATGACCACCGTGTTGACGCCGGCCTTCTCCGTGTAGACCTGCGCCTGGCGGGCGTTGGCCTCAAGCCAGTCGCCGAACGCGGAGGAGCCCGTGTAGTCGATGATCTTGATTTCGGGGCGCACGGCGAGGGCCTTGGCGATGCCTTCGCCGGGCCGGTCGGCGGCCAGCGCGACCAGGTTGGGGTCGAAGCCCGCCTCGGCCAGGACCTCGCGCGCCACCTTCACGGTCATCGCGAGCGGCAGGACCGCGCGCGGGTGCGGCTTGACCAGGACCGGGTTCCCGGTGGCCAGCGAGGCGAACAGGCCCGGGTAGCCGTTCCACGTCGGGAAGGTGTTGCAGCCGATCAGCAGGGCGATGCCGCGGCCGGCCGGAGTGAACGTCTTGGCGAGCTCCAAAGGCTCGCGCTTGCCCTGCGGCTTGGACCAGGCGGCGCTGCCCTCAGGGGTGCGCGTCTGCTCCTGGTAGGCGTAGGCGACGGCTTCCAGGCCGCGGTCCTGGGCGTGCGGCCCGCCCGCCTGGAACGCCATCATGAACGCCTGGCCGCTGGTGTGCATGACCGCGTGCGCGAACTCGTGGGTCCGCGCGCCGATCCGGGCCAGGATCTCGATGCAGACCAGGGCCCGCGTCTCGGGACCCGCGGCCCGCCAGGCGCCCATGCCGGCCCGCATCGCGGGCAGCAGCACGTCGAAGTCGGGGTGCGGGTACTGGACGCCCAACTCGATGCCGTACGGAGAGACTTCGGCGCCCGTCCAGTCGTCGGTGCCCGGCTGGTCGAGGTCGAAGCGCCGGTTCAGGAGCGCGTCGAAGGCCGCTTTGCCGTCCTCGGCGCCCGTCTCCCCGTAGGCCTTGGGGTGCTCCGGGTGCGGCGACCAGTACGCACGCGTGCGGATCGCTTCGAGGGCCCCGTCCAGAGTGGGCCTGTGCTTCTCGGTCAGCTGCATGCGAGCAACTCCTCGTCGAGTCATCGAGCTGGGCAGGGAGAGCCGGACACCGTTAGAGTAACCGAACGATCGGTCGGGACAAGAGGGCCAGGGAAAACCTGTGGACAACTACCGGCCACAGTCGCCGCGGGTCCGGTGGGCAGCCCTTGGGAGGGGGCCCGCCGGGCCCGTCGGCCAGTCGTAGGGGAGGATCGCGTCCATGACCGAAACCGCCACCTCAGCCATCGCGCCGAGCCGTACCGTCGCCGTCGTCGGCACCGGGACCATGGGCCAGGGCATCGCCCAGGTGGCCCTGATCGCCGGGCACCGCGTACGGCTCCACGACGCCGCGCCGGGCCGCGCGCGCGAGGCCGCCGACGCCATCGCCGGGCGCCTTGGGCGGCTGGTCGACAAGGGCCGCCTGGCCGTCGCGGACCGCGAGGCGGCGCTGGCCCGGCTGCACCCCGCCGAGGATCTCGCCGAGCTCGCCGACGCGGCGCTCGTCATCGAGGCGGTCCTGGAACAACTCCCCGTCAAGCAGGAGCTGTTCACCGCCCTGGAGGGCGTGGTCGGCGAGGACTGCCTGCTCGCCACCAACACCTCCTCGCTCTCCGTCACCGCGATCGCGGGCGCGCTCAGGCACCCCGGCCGCTTCGTCGGCCTGCACTTCTTCAACCCGGCGCCGCTGCTTCCGCTGGTCGAGGTCGTCAGTGGCTTCGCCACCGAGGAGGCGGCCGCGACCAGGGCGTACGAGACGGCGAAGGCCTGGGGCAAGACGCCGGTGCGCTGTACGGACACTCCGGGATTCATCGTCAACCGCATCGCCCGCCCCTTCTACGCCGAGGCCTTCGCGGTGTACGAGGAGCGCGGGGCGGACGCGGCCACCATCGACGCGGTGCTGCGCGAATGCGGCGGCTTCCGGATGGGCCCGTTCGAGCTGACCGACCTGATCGGGCAGGACGTCAACGAAGCGGTGACGCGCTCGGTGTGGGAATCCTTCTTCCACAGCCCCAAGTTCACGCCGTCGCTCGCCCAGCGCCGCCTGGTCGAGTCCGGGCTGCACGGGCGCAAGAGCGGACGCGGCTGGTACGCCTACGAAGCGTCCGGCGCGTTGGCGCAGGGTGACGGGCGCGGTGAGCCGCACACCGCGCCGCCCGCCGAGGCGCCGGCGGCCGTCACCGTCGTCGGAGACCTGGGCCCGGCCCGCGAACTGGTCGCGATGATGACCGAGGCCGGCATCGACGTGAAGACCGTCAACGACGGCGGTCCCTACATCGAGCTTCCGGGGGATGGACAGCTCGTCCCGGCCGACGGCAAGACGTCCGTCGAGTTCGCGGACGTCGTCTACTTCGATCTCGCCCTCGACTACCGGGGCGCCACCCGCATCGCGCTGTCGGCGAGCGAGGACACCTCCGAGCGCGCCCTGGCCGAGGCCGTCGGGCTGTTCCAGAAGCTCGGCAAGGAGGTCAGCGTCATCGGTGACGTGCCGGGAATGATCGTCGCCCGCACCGTCGCGATGCTGGCCGACTTCGCCGCCGACGCCGTCGCCAAGGGCGTCGCCTCTGCCGAGGACATCGACACCGCGATGCGGCTCGGCGTCAACTACCCGCTGGGGCCCGTCGAATGGAACCGGCGGCTCGGCCCGGACTGGGCGTACGACCTGCTCTCCGCACTGCATGAGCGCTGCCCCACCGGCCGCTACGCGCCCTCGCTCGCGCTGTACCGGCAGGCGTACGCCACCGAAGGGGAGACGGGCTCATGACGACCGCCAAGCGGGACACCTACACGCCCGAGACGCTGCTCACGGTCGCCGTCAGGGTCTTCAACGAGCGCGGCTACGACGGCACGTCGATGGAGCACCTGTCCAAGGCGGCCGGGATCTCCAAGTCGTCGATCTACCACCACGTCGCCGGCAAGGAGGAACTGCTGCGGCGGGCCGTGAGCCGCGCCACCGACGGTCTCTTCGGCGTTCTGGACGAGCCGGGCGCGCTCCGCGGGCGACCGATCGAGCGGGTCGAGTACGTCACTCGCCGTACGGTCGAAGTCCTCATGGCGGAACTTCCCTACGTCACGCTGCTGCTGCGCGTCCGCGGCAACACCAAGACGGAGCGCTGGGCGATGGAGCGGCGCAGGGAGTTCGACCAGCGGGTCGCGGATCTGCTCAAGGCTGCCGTCGCCGACGGGGATCTCCGGTCCGACCTGGACATTCGGCTGGCGACCCGGCTGCTGTTCGGCATGGTCAACTCGCTGGTGGAGTGGTACCGGCCGCAACGTGAGGGGGAGGCGGACGGCGACCAGGTGGCCGACACGGTGGTCCGGATGGCGTTCGAGGGGTTGCGTACCGGCCAGTGAGCACCGGCGCCGTTGACTGGGGCACCGAAGCGGATCAACATCCACGGTCATGGCTGCTTCGCGAACTCCTGCGCCCGTTGTGTCCGTCTGCGCCGCGGTACTGCTTGCGGGTCTGACGCTGGCCGGGTGCAGTGGTGCGGGCGGAAAAAACGATGCGGCGGCAAAGTCGCCGGATGCCTCGGCGGCCGTCAAGAAGGCCGAAGCGGGGGCCCCCGCTCCGGCGCCGCCCGCCAAGGGGGACGACTTCGGTTGTCTGACGCCCGAGCAGGCCAGGGCGGGCTCGATCGTCTTCACGAGTGCGGCAGGCGCGCCCACTGGCGGCTTTCTGACCGGTAGTGGCAATACCGGGATCGTTCTCGCCCATCAGGCGGATGGAAATGTCTGTCAGTGGAAGGACAAGGCCGTTGAGCTCGGCAAGGCGGGCTTCCGGGTGCTCGCGGTCAACAGCACGACCGGCGACGAGACCGCCGAGATCGAGGGCGCGGCCACCGCGCTGCGCACCGAGGGCGCCTGGAAGCTGCTCCTCATGGGCGCGTCCAAGGGCGGCACCGCCGCCCTCCAGGCGGCCGCCGGCATGCCCCTGAAACCGGACGCCGTGGTCGCGCTGTCAGCCGCCGAGAAGTACGGCTCGATGGACGCGCTCGCCGCCGCGAAGACGCTCAAGGTGCCGGTGCTCTACATGGCCGGTGACCAGGACGGCACGTTCACCGCGGCCGCAAGGGAGCTGAGCGCGGCCAGTGCCGGGGCCCCCGAGGACCGGCTCGTGTCCGCCAGGGGAACGGCCGCGCACGGAGTGGCCCTGCTCGGCGCCTCCGACAACTGGGACACCGTGCTCGCCTTCCTCAAGAAGTACTGCACCTGACTTCCTCGGGAAGTACTGCACTCGACCTGACGGCCCGGCCCTCACACCGGGTCCAGATCGGTCTCCTCGAACACCAGCAGGGTGCGCGTCGACAGGACCTCGGGGATGGACTGGATCCGGGTCAGGACGAGCTCGCGCAGTGCCCTGTTGTCCGGGGTGTGCACCAGGAGCAGAACGTCGAAGTCGCCGCTCACCAGGGCGATGTGGGCCGCCCCGGGCAACTCCTGGAGCTGCTCGCGCACGGTGCGCCACGAGTTCTGCACGATCTTGAGCGTGATGTACGCGGCCGCTCCCTGGCCCGCCCGCTCGTGGTCCACGCGGGCGGTGAAACCGCGGATGACGTTGTCCTCGACGAGCCGGTTGATGCGCGCGTACGCGTTGGCGCGCGAGACGTGCACCCGCTCGGCCACGGCGCGGATCGACGCCCTGCCGTCCGTCTGGAGGATGCGCAGGATCGCGTGGTCGATCTCGTCCAGCGGGCGCGGTGGTGCGGGCCGGGTGCCACCGTTGGCCATTTGTTCAGCTGCCATGTCCCCCCGCCTTCCTGTTGTGGACGACCTGTTCCCATCCCAGGCTGTGGAGAACCGTTTGTCCACAGGCTGAAGGTGCCTGTAGCCAAAATGCGTCCACGACCGAACAATCGGTAGGTGAGGGGCGTCACATTCACGCCTCGCGTTCGGATGTCCGCTCCTACAAGGAGGTGCATTGGCATGACGGTCCAAGAGCTCCCCGGTGCCGCCGCATACCGGCCGACCCCTCCACCCGCCTGGAGGCCCCGCACCGACCCCGCGCCGCTCCTGCCGGACCCGGAGCCCTTCCGCGTCCTTGGCACGGGCGCCGAGCTCGACGCCGCGCTGATGCTGAAGCTGTACGGGGAGCTGGTGCGCGGCCGCCGCTACAACGCCCAGGCGACCGCTCTCACCAAGCAGGGCCGCCTCGCCGTGTACCCCTCCTCGACCGGGCAGGAGGCCTGCGAGGTCGCCGCCGCGCTCGCCCTGGAGGAGCGCGACTGGCTGTTTCCCAGCTACCGCGACACCCTGGCCGCCGTCGCCCGCGGCCTCGACCCCGTCCAGGCGCTGACGCTCCTGCGCGGCGACTGGCACACCGGCTACGACCCGCGCGAGCACCGCATCGCACCGCTGTGCACGCCGCTGGCAACCCAGCTGCCGCACGCGGTGGGCCTGGCGCACGCGGCCCGCCTCAAGGGCGACGACGTGGTGGCGCTGGCGCTGGTCGGCGACGGCGGCACCAGCGAGGGCGACTTCCACGAAGCGCTGAACTTCGCGGCCGTCTGGCAGGCCCCGGTGGTCTTCCTGGTCCAGAACAACGGCTTCGCGATCTCCGTGCCGCTCGCCAAGCAGACCGCCGCGCCCTCCCTCGCCCACAAGGCCGTGGGGTACGGGATGCCCGGTCGCCTGGTCGACGGCAACGACGCGCCCGCCGTGCACCAGGTGCTCTCCGAGGCGGTCGCCCGAGCCCGGCGAGGTGGCGGACCGACCCTGATCGAGGCCGTCACGTACCGCATGGAGGCGCACACCAACGCCGACGACGCGACCCGCTACCGGGGCTCCGCCGAGGTCGACGCCTGGCGCGAGCACGACCCGATCCGGATCCTGGAGGACGAGCTGACCGCCCGCGGCATCCTCGACGAGCACGGCATACGGACCGCCGCCGAGGCCGCCGAGACCATGGCCGCGGCGCTGCGCGAGCGCATGAACGCCGATCCCGTCCTCGACCCCATGGATCTCTTCGCCGAGGTTTATGCCGAGCAGAGCGGCCAACTGCGCGAGCAGGCAGCCCAGTTGCGTGCCGAGCTGGAAGCCGAGGCCCGCTGATGACCACCGCCACGGCCAAGAAGCCGGCCACCATGGCGCAGGCCTTGCAGCGCGCGATGCGCGACGCCATGGCCGAGGACCCCTCCGTCCATGTCCTGGGAGAAGACGTCGGCGCGCTCGGCGGTGTCTTCCGGGTCACCGACGGGCTCGCCAAGGAGTTCGGCGAGGACCGCTGCACCGACACCCCGCTCGCCGAGGCGGGCATCCTGGGCACGGCCGTCGGCATGGCGATGTACGGGCTGCGGCCGGTGGTCGAGATGCAGTTCGACGCCTTCGCCTATCCGGCGTTCGAGCAGCTCATCAGCCATGTCGCCAAGATGCGCAACCGCACCGGCGGGGCGATGCCGATGCCGATCGTGGTGCGGGTGCCGTACGGCGGCGGGATCGGCGGCGTAGAGCACCACAGCGACTCCAGCGAGGCCTAC
Coding sequences:
- a CDS encoding alpha/beta hydrolase family protein; translated protein: MAASRTPAPVVSVCAAVLLAGLTLAGCSGAGGKNDAAAKSPDASAAVKKAEAGAPAPAPPAKGDDFGCLTPEQARAGSIVFTSAAGAPTGGFLTGSGNTGIVLAHQADGNVCQWKDKAVELGKAGFRVLAVNSTTGDETAEIEGAATALRTEGAWKLLLMGASKGGTAALQAAAGMPLKPDAVVALSAAEKYGSMDALAAAKTLKVPVLYMAGDQDGTFTAAARELSAASAGAPEDRLVSARGTAAHGVALLGASDNWDTVLAFLKKYCT
- the pdhA gene encoding pyruvate dehydrogenase (acetyl-transferring) E1 component subunit alpha, with protein sequence MTVQELPGAAAYRPTPPPAWRPRTDPAPLLPDPEPFRVLGTGAELDAALMLKLYGELVRGRRYNAQATALTKQGRLAVYPSSTGQEACEVAAALALEERDWLFPSYRDTLAAVARGLDPVQALTLLRGDWHTGYDPREHRIAPLCTPLATQLPHAVGLAHAARLKGDDVVALALVGDGGTSEGDFHEALNFAAVWQAPVVFLVQNNGFAISVPLAKQTAAPSLAHKAVGYGMPGRLVDGNDAPAVHQVLSEAVARARRGGGPTLIEAVTYRMEAHTNADDATRYRGSAEVDAWREHDPIRILEDELTARGILDEHGIRTAAEAAETMAAALRERMNADPVLDPMDLFAEVYAEQSGQLREQAAQLRAELEAEAR
- a CDS encoding Lrp/AsnC family transcriptional regulator, which translates into the protein MAAEQMANGGTRPAPPRPLDEIDHAILRILQTDGRASIRAVAERVHVSRANAYARINRLVEDNVIRGFTARVDHERAGQGAAAYITLKIVQNSWRTVREQLQELPGAAHIALVSGDFDVLLLVHTPDNRALRELVLTRIQSIPEVLSTRTLLVFEETDLDPV
- a CDS encoding 3-hydroxyacyl-CoA dehydrogenase: MTETATSAIAPSRTVAVVGTGTMGQGIAQVALIAGHRVRLHDAAPGRAREAADAIAGRLGRLVDKGRLAVADREAALARLHPAEDLAELADAALVIEAVLEQLPVKQELFTALEGVVGEDCLLATNTSSLSVTAIAGALRHPGRFVGLHFFNPAPLLPLVEVVSGFATEEAAATRAYETAKAWGKTPVRCTDTPGFIVNRIARPFYAEAFAVYEERGADAATIDAVLRECGGFRMGPFELTDLIGQDVNEAVTRSVWESFFHSPKFTPSLAQRRLVESGLHGRKSGRGWYAYEASGALAQGDGRGEPHTAPPAEAPAAVTVVGDLGPARELVAMMTEAGIDVKTVNDGGPYIELPGDGQLVPADGKTSVEFADVVYFDLALDYRGATRIALSASEDTSERALAEAVGLFQKLGKEVSVIGDVPGMIVARTVAMLADFAADAVAKGVASAEDIDTAMRLGVNYPLGPVEWNRRLGPDWAYDLLSALHERCPTGRYAPSLALYRQAYATEGETGS
- a CDS encoding TetR/AcrR family transcriptional regulator; protein product: MTTAKRDTYTPETLLTVAVRVFNERGYDGTSMEHLSKAAGISKSSIYHHVAGKEELLRRAVSRATDGLFGVLDEPGALRGRPIERVEYVTRRTVEVLMAELPYVTLLLRVRGNTKTERWAMERRREFDQRVADLLKAAVADGDLRSDLDIRLATRLLFGMVNSLVEWYRPQREGEADGDQVADTVVRMAFEGLRTGQ